A single genomic interval of Puntigrus tetrazona isolate hp1 chromosome 1, ASM1883169v1, whole genome shotgun sequence harbors:
- the tmem192 gene encoding transmembrane protein 192, whose protein sequence is MESGRTSAYGNNTNVDFTQSTDDDPLIDGPLVSQDALESVIKREFQKLPTHWAVSVISFLHVVYVVLCIVITVFCWISDEHTTECTAALQGIDSKTVILLGKVALWVMVFIYDRFVQHHHGTVRRRGYLDFYRLTRRIRNLPLLIHSAGNALILTVIASSSLLDANVKNLSVYLLLAVICLELLLSVIFLLRYAVHVVKFNNKKPHPDVTEEERSHGCSSEGHTETGFRDGSSLEDVVEKQADLIDYLKQHNSVLSRRILALTAQQIRG, encoded by the exons ATGGAGTCTGGGCGTACATCAGCTTATGGC AATAACACAAACGTAGATTTTACACAAAGCACTGACGATGACCCTCTTATTGATGGACCACTGGTTTCCCAAGATGCACTCGAGTCcgtgataaagagagagtttcagaaattacccactcattgggcagtgagtgtcatctcatttttacat gtagtttatgtggttttgtgCATTGTAATCACAGTATTTTGCTGGATATCTGATGAGCACACTACTGAGTGCACTGCAGCACTGCAGGGCATCGACTCCAAGACTGTGATCCTACTGGGAAAAGTTGCACTCTGGGTGatggtttttatatatgatagatTTGTCCAGCATCACCATGGCACAGTGAGACGGAGAGGTTATCTggacttctacagactgacCCGCAGAATAAGAAACCTTCCACTGCTCATTCACTCTGCAG GTAATGCACTGATCTTGACTGTAATTGCTTCGTCTTCTCTGCTGGATGCAAACGTGAAGAATCTTTCTGTGTATCTTCTGTTGGCCGTCATCTGTCTGGAGCTACTGCTGTCCGTCATCTTCTTGCTTAGATATGCAG TACATGTGGTGAAGTTTAATAACAAGAAGCCACATCCTGATGTGACTGAAGAAGAACGATCTCATGGCTGCTCCAGCGAAGGACATACAGAGACTGGCTTCAG GGACGGCTCCAGTCTGGAGGATGTGGTGGAAAAGCAGGCGGACTTGATTGATTATCTGAAACAACACAACAGCGTTCTGAGCAGGAGGATCCTCGCGCTGACCGCTCAGCAGATCAGAGGCTGA